The following are encoded together in the Triticum dicoccoides isolate Atlit2015 ecotype Zavitan chromosome 6B, WEW_v2.0, whole genome shotgun sequence genome:
- the LOC119326543 gene encoding uncharacterized protein LOC119326543: MLRLRSCVLAHLLSSPATSSLPSLHRLLSAAAASPSSGFSVEEYLVSTCGLTRAQALKASPKLSHLRSPSKPDAVLAFLAGIGIPSSDVAALVARDPKFLCASVERTLSPIVDGLTGLGLSPSEIARLVPLTANNTHFRNKSVVSKVDYYLRLLGSLEEFLRAFKHNHNLLSHNLETVVKRNVGLLQECTLGACDIAKLAISMPRMLTANVEQIRGMVAGAERLGVPRGSGMFRQAMRSVAFDSEDKIAAKMEYMKETFRWSDAEVRIAVSKAPMLLTLGKDLLQRKSEFLISEVGLEPPYLAHRPIMLSYSLEGRLRPRYYAVKFLKENGLLKGNLGYKTIWDLVEKIFMEKYICPHMEAAPHLAEDYAAACRGEAPTRFRFT, translated from the coding sequence atgctccGCCTCCGGAGCTGCGTCCTCGcccatctcctctcctctcccgccACCTCCTCGCTCccctctctccaccgcctcctctccgccgccgccgcctcccccagctccggcttcTCCGTGGAGGAGTACCTCGTCTCCACCTGCGGGCTCACCCGAGCGCAGGCCCTCAAGGCCTCCCCCAAGCTCTCCCACCTGAGGTCCCCATCCAAGCCCGACGCCGtcctcgccttcctcgccggcATCGGCATCCCCAGCTCCGACGTCGCGGCCCTAGTCGCCAGGGACCCCAAGTTCCTCTGCGCCAGCGTGGAGAGAACCCTGTCCCCCATCGTCGACGGGCTCACCGGCCTCGGACTGTCGCCTTCCGAGATCGCGCGACTCGTCCCGCTCACCGCCAACAACACCCACTTCCGCAACAAATCCGTCGTCTCCAAGGTGGACTACTACCTGCGCCTCTTGGGCTCCTTGGAGGAATTCCTCCGGGCATTCAAGCATAACCACAATCTCCTCTCACACAACCTCGAGACGGTGGTCAAGCGGAATGTCGGGTTGCTGCAGGAGTGCACGCTAGGTGCTTGCGacattgccaagcttgccatctCTATGCCAAGAATGCTCACCGCCAACGTGGAACAAATCCGGGGGATGGTGGCCGGTGCTGAACGTCTAGGTGTGCCTCGCGGCTCTGGGATGTTCCGGCAAGCCATGCGGAGTGTTGCGTTCGACAGCGAGGACAAGATCGCCGCCAAAATGGAATACATGAAGGAGACGTTTAGGTGGTCGGATGCCGAGGTGCGCATTGCTGTGTCCAAGGCTCCAATGCTGCTCACCTTGGGCAAGGACCTGCTGCAGAGGAAGTCAGAGTTCCTCATCTCCGAGGTTGGACTGGAACCACCATACCTTGCTCATCGCCCGATAATGCTCAGTTACAGCCTAGAGGGGCGGCTCAGGCCACGGTACTACGCTGTAAAGTTTCTCAAGGAAAACGGATTGCTCAAGGGCAACCTGGGCTATAAGACAATTTGGGATCTGGTTGAGAAAATATTCATGGAGAAGTACATATGCCCTCACATGGAGGCTGCACCACACCTTGCTGAAGACTATGCGGCCGCATGCAGAGGGGAAGCGCCAACTAGATTCAGATTTACTTGA